One genomic window of Sphingobacterium oryzagri includes the following:
- a CDS encoding porin family protein produces the protein MKMKLIITFFTCLLLFSVAQVAGQVHWHVQAAINSSNIRVSDPLNRQESPDARIGFNIGLGADIPLWGDFSVQPTFQYAKRGFVVGQTYSVGWGANFKASTSYLELPVDFVYSPAFGHGNLLLGVGPYVGYGTGGRWRTDNPVLMDDIMIDNQGELVFQNDASYGNLGTYVLARPWDYGLHGKVGYRLFGRYLIQLEHQQGLKNLNPHWSGFDNGNSLKNSSWALSVGYQL, from the coding sequence ATGAAGATGAAATTGATCATTACTTTTTTTACCTGCTTGCTGCTGTTTTCCGTTGCGCAAGTTGCTGGCCAGGTGCATTGGCATGTTCAAGCGGCTATTAACTCGTCGAATATACGAGTGAGCGATCCGCTTAACCGTCAAGAATCTCCAGATGCGCGGATAGGTTTTAACATCGGTTTAGGCGCAGATATTCCGTTGTGGGGTGATTTTTCGGTACAACCTACTTTTCAATACGCGAAACGAGGTTTTGTAGTCGGACAAACGTATAGTGTAGGTTGGGGCGCAAATTTTAAGGCAAGTACCTCGTACTTGGAACTTCCGGTAGATTTTGTTTACAGTCCGGCTTTCGGACATGGAAATCTGCTGTTGGGCGTTGGTCCGTATGTGGGCTATGGAACCGGCGGAAGATGGCGCACGGACAATCCCGTTTTAATGGATGATATTATGATTGATAACCAGGGTGAACTTGTTTTCCAAAATGATGCTTCGTATGGAAATTTGGGCACCTATGTACTTGCTCGGCCTTGGGATTACGGGTTACATGGAAAAGTTGGCTATCGTTTGTTTGGCCGCTACCTCATCCAATTAGAACATCAACAAGGACTCAAAAACTTGAATCCTCATTGGTCTGGATTCGACAATGGTAATAGCCTTAAAAATAGTTCATGGGCTTTGTCTGTAGGATACCAGCTTTAG
- a CDS encoding acyl-CoA dehydrogenase family protein, producing MLRIYENEQLALVRESARQFARDFIKPHIMDWDERQHFPIDLFKRLGQYGFMGILIPEEYQGAGLDYQAYITILDEISQVCGSIGLSVAAHNSLCSNHILSFANEAQKEKYLPKLATAEWIGAWGLTETGSGSDAGGLATTAVKDGDHYIINGSKTFITHAISGDVAVVMVRTGQKGDKRGVTAFIIEKGTPGFSSGKKLDKLGMRASETASLFFDNCRVHKDQVIGEEGDGFVQALKLLDGGRISIAALSLGIARGAYSCALRYANEREQFNQKIYDFQDVGFSLAAIATKIEASELLIRQAGQLKDEGKKVTKESAMAKYYASEVAVEVANESVQIHGGYGFTKDYPAEKYFRDAKLCTIGEGTSAIQKMVISREIRKDV from the coding sequence ATGTTACGTATCTATGAAAATGAACAATTAGCTTTGGTACGAGAAAGTGCTAGGCAATTTGCGCGCGACTTTATAAAACCGCACATAATGGATTGGGACGAAAGGCAACATTTTCCGATCGATCTTTTTAAAAGGTTGGGGCAGTATGGATTTATGGGAATCTTGATTCCTGAAGAATACCAGGGTGCAGGTCTCGATTACCAGGCATATATCACCATATTAGATGAAATTTCACAGGTGTGTGGTTCTATCGGACTTTCCGTAGCCGCACACAATTCACTTTGTTCAAACCACATTTTATCCTTTGCTAATGAAGCGCAAAAAGAAAAATATCTTCCCAAACTGGCTACTGCAGAATGGATAGGCGCATGGGGACTTACCGAAACGGGATCTGGTTCTGACGCGGGTGGATTGGCCACCACCGCCGTTAAAGATGGTGATCATTATATTATCAACGGTTCGAAGACTTTTATTACACATGCTATTAGTGGTGATGTGGCTGTCGTGATGGTGCGTACAGGGCAAAAGGGTGATAAACGCGGAGTCACTGCATTTATTATTGAAAAAGGAACGCCAGGTTTTTCATCTGGTAAAAAATTGGATAAGCTAGGTATGCGCGCATCGGAAACGGCAAGTTTGTTTTTTGATAATTGCCGTGTGCACAAGGACCAGGTTATTGGTGAAGAAGGCGATGGATTTGTACAAGCGCTTAAATTGTTGGATGGCGGACGTATTTCTATTGCGGCGCTATCACTCGGCATAGCGCGTGGAGCATACAGCTGTGCTTTGCGCTATGCGAACGAACGTGAGCAGTTTAATCAGAAAATTTATGATTTTCAAGATGTAGGTTTTAGCTTAGCGGCAATAGCGACCAAGATCGAGGCGTCGGAATTGCTTATCAGGCAGGCCGGGCAGCTAAAAGATGAAGGCAAGAAGGTAACGAAAGAGAGTGCAATGGCGAAATACTATGCCTCTGAAGTTGCTGTAGAGGTCGCCAATGAAAGCGTTCAGATCCACGGTGGTTACGGATTTACCAAAGACTATCCGGCGGAAAAATATTTTCGCGATGCGAAGCTTTGCACCATTGGTGAAGGTACAAGTGCGATACAAAAAATGGTTATATCTCGAGAAATTAGAAAAGATGTATGA
- the lpxK gene encoding tetraacyldisaccharide 4'-kinase, translating to MIRFIRWLLFPVALLYAAIVWLRNRLYDRQLLRSTAFDIPVVVIGNLAVGGTGKSPMTEYILRILPPAMRVTVLSRGYGRKTKGFRTVATTDDATQSGDEPLQIKRKFPQTPVVVCEDRVKAIHQIKENSDAVLLDDAFQHRALRPSFSILLFDFASILKPMLPLPTGSFRDSLYESKRAGIIVITKCPDDIDHAQKMKIIAKFRKYSQAEVYFSSIAYEELVDSQGIAFTKEELTLTSVLLLTGIAKPEPLAAYLLPLVARLEQLNFGDHHQFTSTDLATVQQRFEDLAGTKKIIITTEKDWQRLPPSFLASHPIIIAPIRQQILFNEASSFDRAINNAFLQQRSVNEY from the coding sequence ATGATCCGGTTTATCCGTTGGTTACTCTTTCCAGTTGCGCTTCTTTACGCAGCTATCGTTTGGCTTCGTAATCGGTTGTATGATCGACAGCTTTTACGTAGCACGGCTTTTGATATTCCGGTGGTTGTGATCGGTAATCTAGCGGTTGGCGGCACCGGAAAAAGTCCGATGACCGAATATATTTTACGTATCCTTCCTCCAGCTATGCGTGTCACGGTATTGAGCAGAGGTTATGGAAGAAAAACCAAGGGATTTCGTACAGTAGCGACCACAGACGACGCTACACAAAGCGGCGACGAACCTTTACAGATTAAAAGAAAATTTCCGCAAACGCCCGTCGTGGTTTGCGAAGATCGGGTGAAAGCGATACACCAGATAAAGGAAAACAGCGATGCCGTTTTGTTAGATGATGCCTTTCAACATCGCGCGCTACGCCCCAGCTTTTCGATTTTATTGTTCGATTTTGCATCTATCTTAAAGCCGATGCTTCCCTTACCTACCGGCTCGTTCCGTGATAGCCTTTACGAAAGTAAACGTGCCGGGATTATCGTTATTACGAAATGTCCGGACGATATCGACCATGCGCAAAAAATGAAGATCATCGCCAAATTCCGTAAGTATAGCCAGGCTGAAGTTTACTTTTCCAGTATTGCCTATGAGGAGTTGGTTGACAGCCAGGGGATAGCTTTTACAAAAGAAGAACTGACTCTCACGAGTGTTCTTTTACTCACGGGTATAGCCAAGCCTGAACCGCTAGCGGCTTATTTGCTGCCACTGGTAGCCCGACTGGAACAATTAAATTTTGGCGATCACCACCAGTTTACGAGCACAGATCTCGCAACTGTACAGCAACGGTTTGAAGATTTAGCTGGCACAAAAAAGATAATCATTACTACCGAAAAAGATTGGCAAAGGTTACCTCCATCGTTTTTAGCCAGCCACCCGATTATTATAGCGCCCATACGCCAGCAGATATTGTTTAATGAAGCCTCATCATTTGACCGTGCGATCAACAATGCATTTCTTCAGCAACGAAGTGTTAATGAGTATTAA
- a CDS encoding hydroxymethylglutaryl-CoA lyase: MYDKNIGLVDCPRDAIQGIKSIIPTAKKIDYINGLMATNLFDFIDFGSFVSGRAVPQMADTHAVVDGIIKNEHSKLIAIIANEQGARTGVAFDKIDYFGYPFSLSDTFQRRNTNRSMTEAFDTILACKEIVMRGQGELMVYLSMAFGNPYGDVWHPAIVLEWVDKLVDIGIRKFSVADTTAAADPARINELFNLLYTAYPDIAWSIHLHSRVENAAAKIAAAYAAGCRIFEGAVMGYGGCPFAQDDLVGNIPTELLLRTFKSTDEDTVYDLMESFQKLLRNAV; the protein is encoded by the coding sequence ATGTATGATAAAAATATTGGTTTGGTAGATTGTCCGCGGGATGCGATACAGGGAATCAAATCTATCATACCCACAGCGAAAAAGATCGATTATATCAATGGTCTGATGGCAACAAATTTGTTTGATTTTATTGATTTCGGAAGCTTTGTCTCCGGACGGGCTGTTCCACAGATGGCTGATACGCATGCGGTGGTAGACGGAATTATCAAAAATGAGCACAGCAAGTTGATTGCTATTATCGCCAATGAGCAAGGCGCGCGCACAGGTGTAGCTTTTGATAAAATCGATTATTTTGGTTATCCATTTTCCTTGTCAGATACATTTCAAAGACGCAATACAAATAGGTCGATGACCGAAGCATTTGATACGATCTTAGCTTGCAAAGAAATTGTGATGCGTGGGCAAGGCGAATTGATGGTTTACCTGTCAATGGCTTTTGGAAATCCTTATGGTGATGTTTGGCATCCGGCTATTGTGCTGGAATGGGTTGATAAATTGGTTGATATTGGCATACGAAAGTTTTCAGTGGCCGATACCACGGCAGCAGCTGATCCTGCACGCATCAACGAACTTTTTAATTTGCTGTATACTGCTTATCCTGATATCGCGTGGAGTATTCATTTACACAGTAGGGTAGAAAATGCGGCAGCTAAAATAGCCGCAGCTTATGCGGCTGGATGCCGGATTTTCGAAGGTGCGGTTATGGGATATGGCGGCTGTCCCTTTGCGCAAGATGATCTGGTTGGCAATATTCCTACAGAACTGCTGCTTCGAACGTTTAAATCGACTGATGAGGATACTGTTTATGATTTGATGGAAAGTTTTCAAAAACTACTTAGAAATGCTGTATAA
- the dnaA gene encoding chromosomal replication initiator protein DnaA, with the protein MEKTCTSVWNSCLQIIKDNIPAQSFKTWFEPVKAVGLNGNVLTIQVPSVFFYEWLEEHYVGILRKTIKKFLGEQGRLEYNIIVDKSSANTPYTTNIPSNGNGAEGKKQSIPVPVALNKNIKNPFVIPGLKKLQVDPQLNYHYTFDNFIEGECNRLARSAGFAVANKPGGTSFNPLMIYGDVGLGKTHLAQAIGNEIKRNLPDKLVIYVSCEKFCQQFVDSLKNNTINDFVNFYQAMDVIIMDDVHNFAGKEKTQDIFFHIFNHLHQSGKQIILTSDKAPKDLSGLEERLLSRFKWGLSADIQIPDLETRMAILKKKMYSDGIELPENVMEYVATQIDNSVRELEGAMVSLLAQSTLNRKEIDLNLAKSMLKNFVKNTHKEISMEYIQKLVCEYFEVPVEMVKSKVRKREIVQARQISMYLAKNHTKSSLKSIGSFFGGRDHSTVIYACQTVEDLIETDKKFKTYVQDIQKKLKTS; encoded by the coding sequence ATGGAAAAAACGTGTACAAGTGTCTGGAATAGCTGTCTTCAAATCATTAAAGACAATATTCCTGCGCAAAGTTTTAAGACCTGGTTTGAACCTGTAAAGGCGGTAGGTCTTAACGGAAACGTTTTGACTATTCAAGTGCCTTCTGTATTTTTCTACGAGTGGCTGGAAGAACACTATGTAGGTATTCTACGCAAGACGATCAAGAAATTCTTAGGAGAGCAAGGTCGTTTGGAGTATAATATCATCGTAGACAAGTCTTCTGCAAACACGCCGTACACTACGAACATTCCGTCGAATGGAAATGGTGCGGAAGGAAAAAAGCAATCTATTCCCGTTCCTGTTGCTTTAAACAAGAATATCAAAAATCCTTTTGTTATTCCTGGACTAAAGAAGCTGCAGGTCGACCCCCAACTGAACTACCATTATACTTTCGATAATTTTATTGAAGGCGAATGTAATCGTTTAGCGCGTTCAGCAGGTTTTGCAGTGGCCAACAAACCCGGTGGAACCTCGTTTAACCCTTTGATGATTTACGGTGATGTGGGGTTGGGTAAAACACACTTAGCGCAAGCAATCGGTAACGAGATCAAACGAAATCTACCAGATAAGCTTGTCATTTATGTTTCTTGTGAGAAATTCTGTCAGCAGTTTGTTGATTCATTGAAGAACAATACTATCAATGATTTCGTGAATTTCTATCAGGCAATGGACGTGATCATTATGGATGATGTACACAATTTCGCGGGTAAAGAAAAGACCCAAGATATTTTCTTCCATATCTTCAACCATTTGCACCAATCCGGGAAACAAATTATCCTGACGTCAGATAAAGCGCCTAAAGATTTATCTGGTTTGGAGGAGCGCTTGTTAAGTCGTTTTAAATGGGGATTGTCTGCTGATATTCAGATTCCGGATCTGGAAACCAGAATGGCTATCTTGAAGAAAAAAATGTATTCCGATGGTATCGAATTGCCAGAGAACGTTATGGAATATGTAGCCACGCAAATTGACAATAGCGTACGTGAATTGGAAGGTGCTATGGTATCTTTACTTGCCCAATCTACACTGAATAGAAAAGAGATTGATTTAAATTTGGCTAAATCCATGCTGAAAAACTTTGTGAAAAATACACACAAGGAGATTTCGATGGAATATATCCAAAAATTGGTTTGTGAGTATTTTGAAGTGCCCGTAGAGATGGTAAAATCGAAGGTACGTAAGCGAGAAATTGTGCAGGCCCGTCAAATTTCTATGTATCTGGCTAAGAACCACACCAAGTCGTCGCTAAAGTCTATCGGTAGCTTTTTTGGTGGACGTGATCACTCGACAGTGATTTATGCCTGCCAAACAGTGGAAGACTTGATCGAGACGGACAAGAAATTTAAAACTTATGTGCAAGATATCCAAAAGAAGCTAAAAACTTCGTAA
- a CDS encoding enoyl-CoA hydratase/isomerase family protein codes for MLYKYIRTERSDYSLTLTLARPEKRNAFTPTMVNEIAHALAAVAADDDVRLVIFKAEGPVFCAGMDLKTFQDPLLDNPNPHIVNKNISLGEVLDNFHKPTLAILEGDVIAGAFLLVLGCTYVLAAEHVRFRLPELALGIFPFQVMASLLKIMPEKKALQLCLETDYFDVQRALDYGIVDSLLSERSEEIIKARFADVQVKPLQAGIKALRALPKIAADQRFSFLKESLEKLRDDMKS; via the coding sequence ATGCTGTATAAATATATTCGTACAGAGCGAAGCGATTACAGTCTTACGCTTACATTAGCCCGACCTGAAAAACGTAATGCTTTTACGCCAACGATGGTTAACGAAATCGCGCATGCCTTGGCTGCTGTCGCAGCAGATGATGATGTTCGCTTAGTGATTTTTAAAGCCGAAGGCCCTGTCTTTTGTGCTGGTATGGATCTTAAAACATTTCAGGATCCGCTGTTGGATAATCCGAATCCGCATATAGTAAATAAAAACATTTCGCTGGGTGAAGTATTGGATAACTTTCACAAGCCCACATTGGCTATTTTAGAAGGAGACGTAATTGCCGGCGCATTTTTATTGGTTTTGGGGTGCACCTATGTTTTAGCAGCCGAGCATGTGCGTTTTCGCTTGCCAGAACTTGCTCTGGGCATTTTTCCTTTTCAGGTTATGGCGAGTCTGCTTAAGATTATGCCCGAAAAGAAAGCATTACAGCTCTGCTTGGAAACCGATTATTTCGACGTGCAGCGTGCGCTGGACTATGGTATTGTAGATAGCTTACTGAGCGAACGTAGTGAAGAAATTATAAAGGCTAGGTTTGCCGATGTACAGGTTAAACCGCTGCAAGCAGGAATTAAAGCTTTACGTGCACTTCCCAAGATTGCTGCCGATCAGCGGTTTTCATTTTTGAAGGAAAGTTTGGAAAAATTACGGGATGATATGAAATCCTAA
- the dxs gene encoding 1-deoxy-D-xylulose-5-phosphate synthase, which produces MQVEAGPLLQQINYPSDLRNLKPAALEAVCDELRQFIVDIVSVNGGHFAASLGVVELTVALHYALNTPYDQIIFDVGHQAYGHKILTGRREVFHTNRILGGISGFPKRGESDYDTFGVGHSSTSISAALGMAVASEYKGETDRQHVAIIGDGALTGGMAFEALNHAGIEKSNLLVILNDNCMSIDPNVGAMKEYLTSITTSKSYNKFRDDLIAVLAKISKNGPDAYGWAKKLEQSIKGTLLKNANLFESLNFRYFGPVDGHDVVKLAKTIEDLKHIPGPKLLHAVTVKGKGYALAEKDQTTWHAPGLFDKITGEIKKIVPAKPQPPKYQDVFGHTLVELAEANDKIMGITPAMPSGSSMNIMMKAMPNRAFDVGIAEQHAVTFSAGLATQGLVPFCNIYSSFMQRAYDQVIHDVALQNLNVVFCLDRAGLVGADGPTHHGAYDVAFMRCIPNMIVSAPMNEEELRNLMYTAQLPDKGPFVIRYPRGNGVMVDWKRPFTEIAIGKGRKIHDGEELAILSLGAIGNEVTKAVQLLNQEGIHPAHYDLRFAKPLDEGMLHEVFSKFRKVITVEDGSLMGGVGSAILEFMADQQYDAQVVRLGIADEIVEHGEQRELWKMCGYDAASIVETAKKLATPIKTDTMVS; this is translated from the coding sequence ATGCAAGTAGAGGCAGGTCCACTGTTACAGCAAATAAACTATCCTTCCGATCTCCGAAATTTAAAGCCTGCGGCTTTGGAGGCGGTTTGTGATGAATTAAGACAGTTTATCGTTGATATCGTGTCGGTAAATGGCGGGCATTTTGCCGCCAGTTTAGGCGTGGTAGAGTTAACTGTAGCCCTTCACTATGCGCTTAATACACCTTATGATCAAATTATTTTTGATGTAGGTCATCAGGCTTACGGACATAAAATCCTTACCGGGCGACGGGAAGTGTTTCACACGAACAGAATTTTGGGTGGTATTTCCGGATTTCCGAAAAGAGGCGAAAGCGACTACGATACGTTTGGCGTTGGTCACTCGTCTACATCGATATCAGCCGCCTTGGGTATGGCTGTCGCTTCAGAATACAAAGGCGAGACAGATCGCCAACATGTGGCGATCATCGGCGATGGCGCTTTAACCGGCGGCATGGCATTTGAAGCGCTTAATCATGCAGGTATAGAAAAATCTAATCTTTTGGTTATTCTGAATGACAATTGCATGTCTATCGACCCGAATGTAGGTGCGATGAAAGAATACCTGACCAGTATCACTACTTCGAAAAGCTACAATAAATTTAGAGACGATCTGATTGCCGTTTTGGCTAAGATTTCCAAAAATGGTCCAGATGCTTACGGTTGGGCTAAGAAACTGGAACAAAGTATTAAAGGTACGTTATTAAAGAATGCAAATTTATTCGAGTCGCTCAACTTTCGTTATTTTGGTCCTGTTGATGGGCATGATGTCGTTAAGTTGGCTAAAACGATCGAAGATCTGAAGCACATTCCGGGTCCGAAGTTATTGCATGCCGTTACAGTTAAAGGTAAAGGTTATGCATTGGCTGAAAAGGATCAAACAACCTGGCACGCTCCCGGTTTGTTCGATAAGATAACCGGTGAAATAAAGAAAATCGTTCCGGCAAAACCTCAACCGCCTAAATACCAGGATGTTTTTGGACATACTTTGGTGGAGCTGGCAGAAGCTAATGATAAAATTATGGGTATTACGCCGGCGATGCCATCTGGATCATCGATGAACATCATGATGAAAGCTATGCCTAATCGCGCTTTTGATGTAGGTATTGCAGAGCAACATGCCGTTACTTTTAGTGCTGGTTTAGCTACACAAGGTTTGGTGCCATTTTGTAATATTTATTCTTCATTTATGCAACGCGCCTACGATCAGGTTATACATGATGTAGCGTTGCAAAATCTCAACGTTGTTTTTTGTTTAGATAGAGCAGGACTTGTGGGGGCTGACGGGCCTACGCATCACGGTGCTTATGATGTTGCTTTCATGCGCTGTATTCCGAATATGATTGTTTCGGCTCCGATGAACGAAGAGGAACTGCGAAATCTAATGTATACGGCACAGTTGCCCGATAAAGGGCCTTTTGTTATTCGTTATCCGCGCGGAAATGGTGTGATGGTCGATTGGAAAAGACCATTTACTGAAATTGCGATCGGTAAGGGACGTAAGATACACGACGGCGAAGAACTTGCTATTTTAAGTTTGGGCGCAATTGGTAATGAAGTAACGAAAGCTGTCCAGTTGTTAAACCAGGAAGGCATACACCCAGCGCACTACGATCTTCGTTTTGCTAAACCACTGGATGAAGGCATGCTGCATGAGGTGTTTTCTAAATTCAGGAAGGTTATTACTGTAGAAGATGGAAGCTTGATGGGCGGTGTTGGCTCTGCCATACTTGAGTTTATGGCCGATCAGCAATACGATGCGCAAGTCGTACGCTTGGGCATTGCTGATGAAATCGTTGAACATGGCGAACAACGTGAACTTTGGAAAATGTGTGGCTACGATGCTGCATCAATCGTCGAAACAGCCAAAAAGTTGGCTACACCAATCAAGACAGATACGATGGTTTCATAA
- a CDS encoding PSP1 domain-containing protein, whose protein sequence is MTSGCNKLDVYDWLSDMDLPSNYKPFNIVEVRFKGSRKDFYINTDNLYLEMGEMIAVEPSTGGYDIGHVSLTGELVRLQLKKNNVKADSVLKKIYRKASESDVQKYNAAKDLEWETMHRARNLALELGLSMKISDVDYQGDKTKATFYYTAEGRVDFRELIKRMAEAFRIRIEMRQIGMRQEASRLGGIGSCGRELCCSTWLTDFKTVSTSAARYQNLSLNTLKLAGQCGKLKCCLNYELDSYMDALRDIPTNVERLDTEIGIAYLQKTDIFKKLMWYSYPGAENWIPVDVKKVREYADMNREGRKSQDLTINYVPEEVQKPISYDYENVVGQDSLTRLDDKNKRKKRKKPKAKREGGQPEAKTTEQRRPETKRVPENRERNKPAASVAKEQAAKPATGDKPKKRFNRNKNRNKSKGAENNNGANSES, encoded by the coding sequence ATGACTAGCGGATGTAATAAATTAGATGTATACGATTGGCTTTCCGATATGGATTTGCCATCAAATTATAAACCATTTAACATTGTAGAAGTAAGATTTAAAGGATCACGTAAAGATTTTTATATCAACACGGATAACCTTTATCTAGAAATGGGCGAGATGATCGCTGTAGAGCCGTCTACTGGCGGCTATGATATTGGCCACGTATCGCTTACGGGCGAGCTTGTTCGGCTTCAGCTTAAAAAGAACAACGTTAAAGCGGACAGTGTCTTAAAAAAGATTTACCGTAAAGCGAGCGAATCCGACGTGCAAAAATATAATGCGGCAAAGGATTTGGAATGGGAAACCATGCACCGGGCGCGTAATCTGGCGCTGGAATTGGGTTTATCTATGAAGATCTCAGATGTAGATTATCAGGGAGACAAAACGAAAGCCACCTTTTACTATACAGCAGAAGGTCGCGTAGACTTTCGGGAACTGATAAAACGCATGGCCGAAGCTTTCCGTATTCGAATAGAAATGCGGCAGATTGGTATGCGACAAGAGGCTAGTCGCCTAGGCGGAATTGGATCTTGTGGGCGAGAACTTTGTTGCTCGACTTGGTTGACTGATTTTAAAACGGTTTCCACTTCAGCCGCGCGCTACCAAAATTTATCGCTCAATACGTTGAAGCTAGCCGGGCAATGTGGTAAGCTTAAATGCTGCCTCAATTATGAGCTGGATAGCTATATGGATGCTTTGCGCGACATTCCTACAAATGTAGAACGCTTAGATACCGAAATCGGTATTGCTTATCTTCAAAAGACAGATATCTTCAAAAAGTTGATGTGGTATTCTTATCCGGGTGCCGAAAACTGGATTCCAGTAGATGTTAAAAAGGTGCGCGAATACGCTGATATGAACCGGGAAGGTCGTAAATCGCAAGATCTAACGATCAACTACGTGCCGGAAGAGGTGCAAAAGCCGATTTCTTACGACTACGAAAACGTGGTAGGACAAGATTCGTTGACCCGTCTGGATGATAAAAACAAACGCAAGAAGCGTAAGAAACCAAAAGCGAAACGAGAAGGTGGCCAACCGGAAGCAAAAACTACGGAACAGCGCAGACCGGAGACCAAACGCGTTCCCGAAAATCGCGAAAGAAATAAACCGGCGGCTTCGGTAGCCAAAGAACAGGCTGCAAAACCGGCCACAGGCGATAAACCCAAAAAGCGGTTTAATCGAAACAAGAACAGAAATAAAAGTAAAGGTGCCGAAAATAATAACGGTGCCAATAGCGAATCTTAA
- a CDS encoding segregation and condensation protein A gives MQTEAYEIKLAQFEGPFDLLLFFIERDELNIHDIPISKITDDFLDFIQKMQSLNIELASEFIFVASTLMRIKAKMLLPRPELDEAENEIDLKKELTQKLILYKQFKEICEDLRLLEENRTKVHHRGNTAMDNNIARKKDNTDEQLDSFDLYKLMMVYEKLMFNFKHRIQEVTHTVIKYPYTIEQQKRALAELIELNSKLDFQQMRIHSADKVQFVYNFLAMLEMLQQRLLEIEVGLGYNNFWIEKRADLN, from the coding sequence ATGCAGACGGAAGCTTACGAAATTAAATTAGCGCAATTTGAGGGTCCTTTTGACCTTCTCTTATTTTTTATCGAGCGCGATGAATTGAATATACATGATATTCCCATTTCAAAGATAACCGATGATTTTCTGGACTTTATCCAGAAAATGCAATCGCTAAATATAGAACTGGCCAGCGAGTTTATTTTCGTAGCATCTACCCTAATGCGTATTAAGGCTAAAATGTTACTGCCGCGCCCGGAGCTGGATGAAGCTGAAAATGAAATTGACCTGAAGAAGGAACTGACGCAAAAACTTATTTTGTATAAGCAGTTTAAAGAAATCTGCGAAGATCTGCGTTTACTGGAAGAAAACAGAACCAAAGTACATCATCGTGGCAATACCGCTATGGATAACAACATCGCTCGAAAAAAAGACAATACCGACGAGCAACTGGATTCTTTTGATCTGTACAAATTGATGATGGTGTACGAAAAACTCATGTTTAACTTTAAACATCGGATTCAGGAAGTAACGCACACCGTTATCAAATATCCTTACACAATTGAACAGCAAAAAAGAGCTTTAGCCGAACTTATTGAGCTAAACAGCAAACTTGACTTTCAGCAAATGCGGATTCACTCTGCAGACAAAGTACAGTTTGTCTACAATTTCTTAGCTATGCTGGAAATGTTGCAGCAGCGACTGCTTGAAATTGAAGTAGGACTGGGTTATAATAACTTTTGGATTGAAAAAAGGGCTGATCTCAACTAA
- a CDS encoding gliding motility lipoprotein GldH, which translates to MKKSPLFFACLLSFIFVAACRDSAFYETNKSISKRSWSYADTARFDVHVPDAKAKYAISVNVRHTGSYNYSNLFLLIHEKGPQIKDTAYRYEMKLAELDGRWTGNTAGNLYDNELLIKDNYTFPDTGIYSFAIEQNMRENPLHDITDIGIKLVQRP; encoded by the coding sequence ATGAAGAAGTCGCCTCTTTTTTTCGCTTGTCTTTTATCGTTTATCTTCGTTGCTGCTTGTCGTGACAGCGCATTTTACGAAACCAATAAATCTATTAGCAAACGCAGTTGGAGTTATGCCGATACGGCACGATTTGATGTGCACGTACCAGATGCAAAAGCGAAGTATGCTATTTCTGTCAACGTACGCCATACAGGCTCTTATAATTATTCCAATCTATTTTTATTGATACACGAAAAAGGTCCGCAAATCAAGGATACAGCTTATCGTTATGAAATGAAGCTGGCCGAACTGGATGGACGCTGGACCGGCAATACCGCGGGAAACCTGTATGACAATGAACTGCTGATAAAGGATAACTATACTTTTCCAGATACGGGGATATATAGCTTTGCAATCGAACAAAATATGCGGGAAAATCCGCTTCACGATATCACTGATATCGGTATCAAATTGGTACAAAGACCATGA